AAAATGGATAAAGTATTTAAATACTTCGGTGATTTTTTCACAGGTTTAACTGCATTAGTAATTACCTTATTAGGTTTAGGAGTTGCTGTTGAGATTCTTTTTGGCTCTGGAGCAATGTTCGGAGTAACAGTAATTGAAAATGTAACTAACGTTTTAGGTTCTTTAGCTGGATCTGGTTTTGCTGGATTTTTAGCTATCTTGATTTTATTTTCTTTATTAAAGAAATAAGATGACTTATAAATAATTTAAAAAAGCTCGTCATATTGACGGGCTTTTTTTAAATTTAATCTTTAATATAAATACTATGAAAGATTTATTAGAAAGAATAAAAACTCTTGCCAACGATTTAACCTCTTTTGCAATAGTTATTTTATGCTTAGGCGTAACGGTACAACTCATTATCGGAGAACCTTTGTTTGGCTGGAATGTTGTAGGTAACATTTCCAAAGCTATCGGTTCAATGGGTCAAAGCAGCTTTATTGGGGTTGCAGCTCTTTTAGTATTGTATTCTATTTATAAGAACAAGAACTAAATTTTTAGTGGGCTTCTAGCCAATTTGTACCTATCCCTAGCTCTACATCCAGAGGTACGCTTATCGATATGGCGTTTTCCATCTTGTCTTTAATTAAGCTTTTGAAAATATCTATTTCACTTTGGTGTACGTCAAATACCAATTCATCGTGTACTTGCAACAACATTTTAGATTTATAATCTTTTTCTTTTAATGCATCAGCTACCTTTATCATGGCTAATTTTATAATATCAGCTGCTGAACCTTGTATTGGAGCGTTAATGGCATTACGCTCGGCATAACCTCTAACTACGGCATTCCTAGAGTTAATATCGTTAAGCATTCTCTTTCTGCCCATTATGGTTTCTACAAAGCCCTTTTCTCTAGCTTGGTCTATACTTAAATCCATATAGTCCTTAACTTTAGGGTATTGCATAAAGTAATTGTCGATAATTTCTTTAGCTTCTCCTCTTTTTATTCCTAAACGCTGGGATAAGCCAAAGGCAGATATACCATATATAATACCAAAATTGACCATTTTAGCGTGTGAACGTTGTTCTCTGCTGACTTCATCTAAGCCAATCTGATACACTTTAGCAGCTGTAGAGGTATGTATGTCTTCTCCACTTTGAAAAGCTGATAACATTCCATCATCTTGTGAAAGGTGTGCCATAAGGCGCAATTCTATTTGTGAGTAGTCGGCGGCTAACAAGGCGAATTTGTCATTTCTAGGGACAAAGGCTTTTCTAACCTCTCTACCTTTTTCACTCCTTATAGGAATGTTTTGTAAGTTGGGATTTACCGAGCTCAATCGTCCAGTAGCTGCTACAGCTTGTTGGTAGGTGGTGTGTATTCGGTGTGTATCTGTATCGGCCAACTCGGGCAAAGCATCGACATAGGTTGATTTTAACTTTTGTAGCTGACGGAACTCTAAAATATCGTCAATAATTTCGTGTTTGCCTTTTAGTTTTAACAGTGTTTCTTCAGAAGTTGAGTATTGCCCTGTTTTGGTTTTTTTGGGTTTTTCTACCAATTTCATATGTTCAAAAAGGATCTGTCCTAATTGTTTAGGCGAGGCTAAATTAAAGGGTGTCCCTGCTGTTTTTTGAACATTATCATTGAGTTGTATAATTTTCTCTTCTAACTTTTTAGAGAAGTCAGCTAAGGCATCAATATCTATTTTCACGCCTTCCATTTCCATTTTAGAAAGTACGGAAATTAAGGGCATCTCAATGGTCTTAAACACATCATAGGCTTTAGTGCCTTCAAGACTTTTCTGAAAAATTTCTTTTAACTGAAAGGTAATGTCGGCATCTTCACAAGCGTAAGGGCACAATTGCTCTAAGGGTGCTTGGCGCATACTGAGCTGATTCTTCCCTTTTTTACCTATCAATGTTTCTATACTTATGGGTGAATAGTTGAGGTAATTTTGAGCCAAGACATCCATATTGTGACGTTGGTCGGGCTCAAGTAAGTAATGTGCCAACATAGTGTCAAAAATAGGAGCTTCTACATTCGTCCCATATTTAGCAAGAACCTTATAGTCGTATTTTAAGTTTTGGGCGATTTTCTCTATGCTAGTGTGTTCAAAAAAGGCTTTGAATTCATCAACTATATTTTGTTCATCTCCCTCAGGAATATGAACATAATAGGCTACGTTTTTTTCAAAACAGAACGACATACCAATGATATCGGCCGTAAGAGGGTTTAAGCCTGTTGTTTCTGTATCGAAGCAAACAGACTTTTGTGCTAAGAGTTGGGCTAGTAGATTTTTTCTTTTTTCAGCGGTATCTATTAAAATGTAGTTGGTATTAACATCTTCAATAGTTTGGTATGAAGTTGCCGGAGGAGTATCGTCAACTGCCATAGAAAACAAATCTATTTGACCGTTTGAAGAGCCACTCTTTTTAGTATTGTCAGATACTTCTTTCTTTTCTTCATTCTCTTGCACCGCCGATTGACCTAATAGGCGTTTAGCCAAGTTTCTAAATTCCAATTCTTCGAATAAGGCTTGTACCTTTTCAGCATCGAATTTTTTAACTTCTAAAGCTTTTTCATCAATATCTACAGGCGCGTCTAGCAGTATAGTTGCTAACTTTTTAGACAATATACCTTGCTCTTTGTGGGCTTGTATTTTTTCACCCAACTTACCCTTGACTTCATGAGCGTTTTCCAATAAGGTTTCCATATTGCCGTATTGAGCCAATAGTTTTTTAGCTGTTTTTTCACCCACTCCAGGCAAGCCTGGTATATTATCTACGGCATCGCCCATCATCCCTAAGAAATCGATGACTTGAGTAACTTCTTTAATCTCAAATTTATTGAGCA
The nucleotide sequence above comes from Flavobacteriales bacterium. Encoded proteins:
- the polA gene encoding DNA polymerase I codes for the protein MAQVKKLFLIDAFALIYRSYFAFSKNPRINSKGIETSAVLGFVNSLVEVIKKENPTHIAVVFDTPKATIRHIEYAEYKANREAMPEGIAVALPYIDQLLDAFNISKLFADGYEADDVIGTLSKKAEKQGFVTYMMTPDKDFAQLVSENILLYRPGNKWKPTETWGIQEVLNKFEIKEVTQVIDFLGMMGDAVDNIPGLPGVGEKTAKKLLAQYGNMETLLENAHEVKGKLGEKIQAHKEQGILSKKLATILLDAPVDIDEKALEVKKFDAEKVQALFEELEFRNLAKRLLGQSAVQENEEKKEVSDNTKKSGSSNGQIDLFSMAVDDTPPATSYQTIEDVNTNYILIDTAEKRKNLLAQLLAQKSVCFDTETTGLNPLTADIIGMSFCFEKNVAYYVHIPEGDEQNIVDEFKAFFEHTSIEKIAQNLKYDYKVLAKYGTNVEAPIFDTMLAHYLLEPDQRHNMDVLAQNYLNYSPISIETLIGKKGKNQLSMRQAPLEQLCPYACEDADITFQLKEIFQKSLEGTKAYDVFKTIEMPLISVLSKMEMEGVKIDIDALADFSKKLEEKIIQLNDNVQKTAGTPFNLASPKQLGQILFEHMKLVEKPKKTKTGQYSTSEETLLKLKGKHEIIDDILEFRQLQKLKSTYVDALPELADTDTHRIHTTYQQAVAATGRLSSVNPNLQNIPIRSEKGREVRKAFVPRNDKFALLAADYSQIELRLMAHLSQDDGMLSAFQSGEDIHTSTAAKVYQIGLDEVSREQRSHAKMVNFGIIYGISAFGLSQRLGIKRGEAKEIIDNYFMQYPKVKDYMDLSIDQAREKGFVETIMGRKRMLNDINSRNAVVRGYAERNAINAPIQGSAADIIKLAMIKVADALKEKDYKSKMLLQVHDELVFDVHQSEIDIFKSLIKDKMENAISISVPLDVELGIGTNWLEAH